A genomic region of Anaerobacillus alkaliphilus contains the following coding sequences:
- a CDS encoding type III polyketide synthase → MPIIASVSTYKPPYTLKQEVTTEFARELFSDNFHDIERLLPVFSNGQIEERQFSVPLDWFREDHSFQERNDLYIDLATKYGAEAIKACLNNNVFLEEKIAEQSIDSIIMVSSSGVSTPSLDARIMNTLPFNSRTKRIPLWGLGCAGGASGIARGLDYCKAYPNANVLVVCVELCSLTFQKNDRSKSNLIGTSLFADGVACALLMGDESAYLEKVKQTIRPSILASESTLMANSENVMGWDVKNTGLHVVFSRDIPTIIKKWLQPNVESFLNSHRLTLDHLVEFIAHPGGKKVLDAYVECLKIDPELTRVSQSILQKHGNMSSPTVLYVLEKIMEKEHQDGDYGLMAALGPGFSSELVLIQWKGV, encoded by the coding sequence ATGCCAATTATAGCTTCAGTTAGCACGTATAAACCGCCATATACACTCAAACAAGAGGTCACAACTGAATTTGCTAGAGAATTATTTAGTGATAACTTTCACGATATTGAACGTTTACTACCCGTGTTTTCCAATGGACAAATTGAAGAACGTCAGTTTTCGGTTCCTTTAGATTGGTTCCGGGAAGACCATTCATTTCAAGAACGAAATGATCTTTACATTGATTTAGCGACGAAATATGGAGCAGAAGCAATAAAGGCTTGCTTAAATAACAATGTTTTTCTAGAAGAGAAAATAGCAGAACAATCTATAGATTCAATTATTATGGTCTCAAGTTCTGGAGTGTCAACACCTAGTCTTGACGCTCGGATAATGAATACTTTGCCTTTCAATTCGCGCACAAAGCGAATTCCATTATGGGGACTAGGTTGTGCTGGAGGGGCAAGTGGTATTGCTAGAGGATTAGATTACTGTAAGGCATATCCTAACGCGAATGTTTTAGTTGTTTGTGTTGAGTTATGTAGCCTTACATTTCAGAAAAATGATCGTTCGAAAAGTAACCTTATCGGTACCTCTTTATTTGCTGATGGAGTCGCTTGTGCTTTACTTATGGGTGATGAGTCAGCCTACCTCGAGAAGGTAAAGCAAACAATTAGGCCAAGTATTTTAGCATCCGAGTCAACTCTCATGGCTAACTCCGAAAATGTGATGGGTTGGGATGTCAAAAATACAGGCTTACACGTAGTATTTTCTAGGGATATTCCTACTATCATAAAAAAATGGCTACAACCAAACGTAGAATCTTTTCTAAATAGCCACCGATTAACATTGGACCATCTAGTAGAATTTATCGCCCACCCTGGCGGAAAAAAGGTTCTTGATGCCTATGTTGAATGCCTTAAGATTGATCCCGAACTAACACGTGTGAGTCAAAGCATTTTACAAAAGCATGGTAACATGTCATCGCCTACTGTTTTATATGTCTTAGAGAAAATTATGGAGAAGGAACATCAAGACGGGGATTATGGACTAATGGCAGCACTTGGACCAGGTTTTTCATCAGAGCTAGTACTAATCCAGTGGAAAGGAGTGTAG
- a CDS encoding isoprenylcysteine carboxyl methyltransferase family protein, whose product MIGVYIFISLVILQRIVEVIIANRNAKWIKRQGGYEVGRDHYKYIVLLHTFFFISLLTEVSLSRPSFTSWVIAPFVIFLLAQICRVWALSSLGPFWNTRIMVLPGAKVIAKGPYRYLRHPNYVIVSIEILLLPVIFQAYWTAFIFSVLNVLILSLRIKIEEQALLETTNYEETFDAVSRFVPRYEK is encoded by the coding sequence ATGATTGGCGTCTATATTTTTATAAGTCTTGTCATCTTACAAAGGATTGTAGAGGTAATAATTGCAAATCGGAATGCGAAATGGATAAAAAGACAAGGTGGCTACGAGGTTGGTCGTGACCACTATAAGTATATCGTCTTGTTACATACATTTTTTTTCATTTCTCTACTAACAGAAGTGAGTCTTTCAAGGCCATCATTTACGAGTTGGGTTATTGCTCCGTTTGTCATCTTTCTACTTGCACAAATTTGTAGGGTATGGGCATTATCTTCATTAGGTCCTTTTTGGAATACAAGGATTATGGTTCTTCCTGGTGCTAAGGTCATTGCAAAGGGACCTTACCGATATTTGCGACATCCAAATTACGTGATTGTTTCAATTGAAATTTTACTACTGCCTGTTATTTTTCAAGCTTATTGGACAGCCTTTATTTTTTCTGTCTTAAACGTACTTATCTTGAGTTTGCGTATAAAGATTGAAGAACAGGCACTACTAGAAACCACCAATTACGAAGAAACATTTGATGCAGTAAGTAGATTTGTTCCTCGATATGAAAAGTAG
- a CDS encoding BsuPI-related putative proteinase inhibitor codes for MKKYWKVLSSITLAAMIMAACGTVDTKQKEVVGGSPDTGYEEPTEETPELLLIEEDAIQVELVAKENVDKLYQFKLVNTTDKDITLTFANLQEYDFIIKDQTGSKVYQYSDDRMFGEAFVEKTIAAKDSIIMEIDLTEVIPTLDSGIYSLEIWSSARESDGFRTEIELTVSNDVSSGSTSELASLVGIVDSNSIEMKDSSGNVKVYRLTEDVKAYLEVVPENEPVTINFYEENGQFIITSIIVD; via the coding sequence ATGAAAAAGTATTGGAAAGTATTATCAAGTATTACACTGGCAGCAATGATCATGGCTGCTTGCGGCACAGTTGATACTAAGCAAAAAGAGGTTGTAGGAGGAAGTCCTGATACAGGTTATGAAGAACCTACTGAAGAGACACCAGAACTGCTTTTAATTGAAGAAGATGCTATTCAAGTAGAATTGGTGGCAAAGGAAAACGTAGATAAACTATATCAATTTAAATTAGTTAATACCACTGATAAAGACATTACACTTACTTTTGCAAATCTTCAAGAATATGACTTTATCATTAAAGATCAAACAGGAAGTAAGGTATACCAATATTCAGATGACCGCATGTTTGGTGAAGCATTCGTTGAGAAAACAATTGCAGCTAAAGACTCAATTATCATGGAAATTGATTTAACGGAAGTAATTCCTACATTAGATAGTGGTATATATTCACTAGAAATTTGGTCATCAGCTAGAGAAAGTGACGGTTTCCGAACAGAGATTGAATTGACCGTAAGTAATGACGTAAGTAGTGGTTCAACATCAGAATTAGCTTCATTAGTAGGTATTGTAGACAGCAATTCAATTGAAATGAAAGATAGTTCAGGGAATGTAAAAGTGTATCGACTAACTGAAGATGTAAAAGCATATTTAGAAGTAGTTCCTGAAAACGAGCCAGTAACAATTAATTTCTACGAAGAAAACGGTCAATTTATAATTACAAGTATCATCGTAGACTAA
- a CDS encoding PRD domain-containing protein: MKIKKVLNNNTVVVEEDGIERICMGSGIGFNKRKGDVILRSDAEKIFVMADENERFQELLKTLPVSHVEVAEEIISYAERTLNVPLNTHIHIALTDHLSFAIERLQKGLVIENKLLNEIKTLYRKEYEIGLWAKELIQERLNVTIPDDEIGYIAIHIHTAKEQTNSMESTMKQAAIVKEMIEIIESHLNSSVSYESVSYQRLIAHIRFALQALETGDPLHTLDAEMHELIKTKYSDSYRCAIKIKNHLKEEYDLVFPESELAYISLHIQNMFNAK; the protein is encoded by the coding sequence GTGAAGATAAAGAAGGTATTAAACAACAATACGGTTGTCGTAGAAGAGGATGGTATTGAAAGGATTTGCATGGGTTCTGGGATTGGTTTTAACAAGCGAAAAGGAGACGTTATATTGAGGTCTGATGCCGAAAAAATATTTGTGATGGCAGATGAAAATGAACGTTTTCAGGAATTGTTGAAAACGCTACCAGTAAGCCATGTTGAAGTAGCGGAGGAAATTATCAGCTATGCAGAACGAACATTAAATGTTCCGCTTAATACGCATATCCATATTGCCCTAACAGATCATCTTTCATTTGCGATTGAAAGGTTACAAAAAGGATTGGTCATTGAGAACAAATTGCTAAATGAGATCAAAACATTATATAGGAAAGAATATGAAATAGGCTTATGGGCGAAAGAATTGATCCAAGAGCGTCTAAATGTCACCATCCCTGATGATGAAATTGGTTATATTGCAATTCACATTCATACGGCAAAAGAGCAAACAAACTCAATGGAAAGCACAATGAAACAAGCGGCGATTGTTAAAGAGATGATAGAAATCATTGAAAGTCATCTGAATTCTTCAGTATCATATGAATCCGTATCGTATCAGCGCTTAATTGCTCACATACGATTTGCTCTTCAGGCTTTGGAAACAGGCGACCCATTACATACATTAGATGCTGAAATGCATGAGCTAATAAAAACAAAATATAGTGATTCTTATCGATGTGCAATCAAGATAAAAAATCATTTAAAGGAAGAATATGACTTGGTTTTTCCAGAATCAGAACTAGCTTATATTTCACTACATATACAAAATATGTTTAATGCAAAATAG
- a CDS encoding PTS sugar transporter subunit IIA: MLKKLFGLKEKQTDETIVAPLTGTVKRLEDVPDPVFSQKMMGDGVAIDPSEGKVVSPVDGEIIQFFHTKHAIGIRSKTGLEILIHVGLETVTMNGEGFTGHVEEGDKVKVGDTLITFDLDLIREKAASTITPIVITNGDVLEEMIKLEVEQSEKGQSPILQTKVKS, translated from the coding sequence ATGTTGAAGAAACTGTTTGGCTTAAAAGAAAAACAAACAGATGAAACCATTGTAGCTCCTCTAACTGGAACTGTTAAAAGGTTAGAGGATGTACCAGATCCAGTGTTCTCCCAAAAAATGATGGGGGATGGGGTTGCTATTGACCCTAGTGAAGGAAAAGTAGTCTCACCAGTTGACGGCGAAATTATTCAGTTTTTTCATACAAAACATGCTATTGGAATTCGCTCGAAAACTGGCCTTGAGATCTTAATTCATGTAGGCTTAGAAACGGTCACAATGAATGGTGAAGGATTTACTGGTCATGTTGAAGAAGGAGATAAGGTTAAGGTTGGCGATACACTTATTACCTTTGATTTAGACTTAATTAGGGAAAAAGCTGCAAGCACAATAACCCCTATTGTTATTACAAATGGTGATGTGTTAGAGGAAATGATAAAGCTAGAAGTCGAACAAAGTGAAAAAGGCCAATCACCTATTCTTCAAACAAAGGTTAAATCATAA
- the ptsP gene encoding phosphoenolpyruvate--protein phosphotransferase: MEKRTIVIEGIAASSGFASGKVFRLEAVELNVERRNITDSQSEVMRFEKAVETAKKELTIIKEHAQRELGDDKAAIFAAHILVLSDPELLNPIKDRIISETINAEFALHDVSQMFITMFEQMENEYMKERAADIRDVVQRVLSHLLGVEITNPSQINEEVIIVAEDLTPSDTAQLNRNFVKGFVTDIGGRTSHSAIMARSMEIPAVVGTKEIMANVLHGEFLIIDGIEGKAIINPDQETINEYENKKRQFELQKVEWAKLVNEKTVSKDGHHVELAANIGTPADVRGVLENGAEGVGLYRTEFLYMGRTDLPTEDEQYEAYKTVLEKMEGKPVVVRTLDIGGDKELPYLKLPHELNPFLGFRAIRLCLEKTEIFRTQLRALLRASKYGNLKIMFPMIATLDEFREAKAVLLDEKKKLLAEGTEVLETIEIGIMVEIPSTAIISDVFAKEVDFFSIGTNDLIQYTMAADRMNEKVSYLYQPYNPAILRLINMVIKAAHNEGKWVGMCGEMAGDEIAIPLLLGLGLDEFSMSATSILPSRSQLTQLTKSEASQLAQKALAMGTAEEVVALVKEMF; the protein is encoded by the coding sequence ATGGAAAAGAGAACAATAGTCATAGAAGGTATTGCAGCCTCGAGCGGATTTGCCAGCGGGAAAGTATTTCGCCTAGAAGCTGTGGAGCTAAATGTAGAGAGAAGGAATATTACTGACTCTCAGTCAGAAGTAATGCGCTTTGAAAAAGCAGTTGAAACAGCAAAAAAAGAACTAACAATCATTAAAGAACATGCACAAAGAGAGCTCGGTGATGATAAAGCAGCTATTTTTGCAGCCCATATACTAGTTTTAAGTGATCCGGAGCTTCTTAATCCGATTAAGGATCGAATTATAAGTGAAACTATAAATGCCGAGTTTGCTCTCCACGATGTAAGTCAAATGTTCATTACGATGTTTGAACAGATGGAAAACGAATACATGAAAGAGCGGGCAGCAGATATCCGTGATGTTGTACAACGAGTTCTTTCCCATTTGCTTGGAGTTGAAATAACTAACCCAAGTCAAATAAATGAAGAAGTAATAATTGTCGCAGAAGATTTAACCCCATCCGACACAGCACAATTAAATCGTAATTTTGTAAAAGGTTTTGTTACAGATATTGGTGGTAGGACTTCACACTCAGCAATTATGGCACGGTCGATGGAAATTCCAGCAGTTGTAGGAACGAAAGAAATCATGGCTAATGTCTTACATGGTGAGTTTCTAATTATTGATGGAATAGAAGGAAAAGCTATTATTAATCCTGATCAGGAGACCATAAATGAATACGAAAATAAAAAGCGTCAATTCGAACTGCAAAAAGTAGAATGGGCAAAGCTAGTGAATGAAAAAACAGTATCAAAAGATGGCCATCATGTCGAACTTGCTGCAAACATCGGTACACCAGCAGATGTAAGAGGAGTTCTAGAAAACGGAGCTGAGGGTGTAGGGTTATATCGCACTGAATTTCTTTATATGGGAAGAACCGATTTGCCAACGGAAGACGAGCAATATGAGGCATATAAAACAGTTTTAGAAAAGATGGAAGGGAAACCGGTTGTCGTTAGAACCCTAGATATTGGTGGGGATAAAGAACTTCCATATCTTAAATTACCTCATGAGTTAAATCCATTTTTAGGTTTCCGAGCCATTAGGCTTTGCCTTGAGAAAACAGAAATTTTCCGCACACAACTTCGAGCGTTGTTAAGGGCTAGTAAGTACGGGAATTTAAAAATAATGTTCCCGATGATTGCTACCCTTGATGAATTTCGAGAAGCAAAGGCGGTATTACTTGATGAGAAAAAGAAGCTGTTAGCCGAAGGAACGGAAGTACTTGAAACGATTGAAATTGGGATTATGGTAGAAATTCCATCAACAGCGATCATCTCAGATGTATTTGCTAAAGAAGTGGACTTTTTCAGTATTGGTACTAATGACTTAATTCAATATACGATGGCAGCCGATCGCATGAATGAAAAAGTTAGCTACTTGTACCAGCCGTATAATCCAGCAATCCTGAGATTGATTAATATGGTCATTAAAGCAGCCCATAACGAAGGGAAATGGGTTGGTATGTGCGGAGAAATGGCGGGAGATGAGATCGCTATCCCACTTCTTCTAGGATTAGGGCTAGATGAATTTAGTATGAGTGCAACTAGTATCTTACCATCAAGGAGTCAGCTCACACAACTTACAAAATCGGAAGCTTCTCAGTTGGCTCAAAAAGCATTGGCAATGGGTACAGCCGAAGAAGTCGTAGCATTAGTGAAGGAGATGTTTTAA
- a CDS encoding phosphocarrier protein HPr, giving the protein MEKNYKVISNSGLHARPATLLVHAAGGFEADIQLEYHGKSVNLKSIMGVMSLGIPEGSDIKITANGADAQKAITKIDEVLKKEGLAE; this is encoded by the coding sequence ATGGAAAAAAACTATAAGGTAATTAGTAATTCAGGACTTCACGCAAGACCCGCAACATTGCTTGTACATGCAGCGGGGGGATTTGAAGCAGATATTCAGTTGGAGTACCACGGGAAGTCTGTTAACCTAAAGTCAATTATGGGAGTAATGTCCTTAGGTATTCCAGAAGGTTCAGACATCAAAATTACGGCTAATGGTGCCGATGCACAAAAGGCGATAACAAAAATTGATGAAGTTCTGAAAAAAGAAGGTTTGGCTGAATAA
- a CDS encoding polysaccharide deacetylase family protein translates to MKVEWLKVLLFLLLVSTIPFTGITAVKANADIEQNFWWKKDRNQDEELPRLGGGSENPERSRQQPISNIILQQRYPETVVLQGPATANRIALTFDDGPDPRFTEQVLDILAENNVPATFFVMGSRAIAYPEIVQRMVSDGHIIGNHTYFHPNLVKEGDLATLEREVNRTEDTLNDIIGYRTKLFRAPYGFLYNELVEKIAELNYSIIVWSVDSLDWQEDPPTVIAQNVLDNVQPGAIILMHDGGDWDADRTNTIESLREIIPSLKQQGYEFVTVPTLLNIPYQK, encoded by the coding sequence ATGAAAGTAGAGTGGTTAAAGGTATTATTGTTCTTGTTGTTAGTATCTACCATCCCATTCACAGGAATTACTGCAGTAAAAGCTAATGCTGATATTGAACAAAACTTTTGGTGGAAGAAAGATCGAAATCAAGATGAAGAATTACCTAGGTTAGGCGGTGGATCAGAAAATCCTGAGCGAAGTCGTCAACAGCCTATTTCTAATATCATTCTTCAACAGAGATACCCAGAGACAGTTGTATTACAGGGACCAGCCACTGCCAACAGAATTGCATTAACTTTTGATGATGGTCCTGATCCACGTTTTACAGAACAAGTTCTAGACATATTGGCTGAGAACAATGTCCCAGCAACTTTTTTTGTAATGGGATCAAGGGCAATTGCTTATCCAGAGATTGTCCAAAGAATGGTTTCTGACGGTCATATTATTGGAAATCATACGTATTTTCACCCGAATTTAGTTAAAGAAGGGGACTTGGCTACTTTAGAGAGAGAAGTTAATAGGACTGAAGACACATTAAACGATATTATTGGTTATCGTACTAAATTATTTCGCGCCCCATATGGATTTTTGTATAATGAGCTAGTTGAAAAAATCGCTGAACTGAATTATTCAATTATTGTTTGGTCTGTTGATTCTTTGGATTGGCAGGAAGATCCCCCAACTGTTATTGCTCAAAACGTATTGGATAATGTTCAGCCGGGGGCAATCATCTTAATGCATGATGGTGGGGACTGGGATGCAGATCGAACCAATACAATTGAGTCATTGCGTGAGATTATTCCAAGTCTTAAACAACAGGGCTATGAGTTTGTAACAGTTCCTACATTATTAAATATTCCATACCAGAAATAG
- a CDS encoding UbiD family decarboxylase — MYRTLEECILDLENNGQLVRVREEVDPYLEMAAIHMRVYEVGGPALLFENVKGSKYRAVSNLFGNIERSKFIFRKTMDGAQNVVALRNDPIKALKNPFNHVMTGLAASKALPMKKSNSLPVSAEEIKISDLPLIHHWPDDGGAFITLPQVFSEDPDKPGIMNANLGMYRVQLSGNDFELNKELGLHYQIHRGIGVHQAKANRLGKPLKVSIFVGGPPAHTLSAVMPLPEGLSEMTFAGLLSGRRFRYSYIDGYCISNDADFVITGDIYPNETKPEGPFGDHLGYYSLTHDFPLFRVNKVYAKKNAIWPFTVVGRPPQEDTAFGDLIHELTGDAIQQELPGVKEVHAVDAAGVHPLLFAIGSERYTPYQQVKQPAELLTIANRILGTGQLSLAKYLFITAEDKHPLDTHKEVEFLTYILERIDLHRDIHFQTNTTIDTLDYSGTGLNTGSKVVIAAYGDQKRELCREIPDNLKDLREFKNPRLVMPGVVAIEASNFTTHENAQKEMEKLSEAVQMKGAMPSCPMIIVCDDSEFISKTVSNFLWIAFTRSNPSHDIHGVNGSYEHKHWGCDNLILDVRIKPHHAPPLIQDPQVEKNIERLFAKGASLSGVKI; from the coding sequence ATGTATCGCACTTTGGAAGAATGTATTCTTGATTTGGAAAATAACGGTCAACTAGTTCGTGTTCGTGAGGAAGTTGATCCATACTTAGAGATGGCAGCGATTCACATGAGAGTCTACGAAGTTGGTGGGCCTGCTTTATTATTTGAAAACGTTAAGGGATCAAAGTATCGAGCGGTTTCAAACTTATTTGGAAATATTGAAAGAAGTAAGTTTATCTTTCGAAAGACTATGGATGGGGCACAAAACGTTGTTGCATTAAGAAATGATCCAATTAAAGCCTTGAAAAATCCGTTTAATCATGTGATGACTGGTTTAGCAGCATCAAAAGCATTGCCTATGAAAAAGTCAAACAGTTTGCCAGTTAGTGCAGAAGAAATAAAAATTTCTGACCTTCCACTTATTCATCATTGGCCAGATGATGGTGGTGCTTTTATTACACTTCCTCAGGTTTTTAGCGAAGACCCAGATAAACCAGGGATTATGAATGCCAATTTAGGAATGTATCGTGTTCAACTTAGCGGTAATGACTTTGAGTTAAATAAAGAATTGGGGCTTCACTATCAAATTCATCGTGGTATAGGAGTTCATCAAGCGAAAGCGAACCGATTAGGTAAACCACTTAAGGTAAGTATTTTTGTTGGCGGGCCTCCTGCTCATACGTTGTCAGCAGTGATGCCTCTTCCAGAAGGATTAAGTGAAATGACATTTGCTGGTTTACTTTCAGGACGGCGCTTCCGTTACAGTTATATTGATGGCTATTGCATCAGTAATGACGCTGACTTCGTTATAACGGGTGATATTTATCCTAATGAAACGAAACCAGAAGGTCCATTTGGGGATCATTTAGGCTATTACAGTCTAACTCATGATTTTCCATTATTTAGAGTCAACAAAGTCTATGCGAAAAAAAATGCCATTTGGCCGTTTACTGTCGTAGGTCGTCCTCCTCAAGAGGATACCGCCTTTGGTGATCTCATTCATGAACTTACCGGAGATGCGATTCAACAAGAACTTCCAGGTGTAAAAGAGGTCCATGCAGTCGATGCGGCTGGAGTTCATCCTCTGCTTTTTGCCATCGGAAGTGAACGTTATACACCTTATCAACAAGTGAAACAACCAGCCGAGCTACTTACCATTGCCAATCGAATTTTAGGTACAGGTCAATTAAGCTTAGCTAAATACTTGTTTATCACAGCGGAGGACAAGCACCCGTTAGATACCCATAAAGAAGTAGAGTTCTTAACCTATATTCTAGAAAGAATTGATCTTCACCGTGATATACATTTCCAGACAAATACAACGATTGATACGTTAGATTACTCTGGGACAGGCTTGAATACAGGAAGTAAGGTAGTAATTGCAGCCTATGGCGATCAAAAAAGAGAATTATGTAGAGAAATACCTGATAATCTAAAGGATTTAAGAGAATTTAAGAACCCTCGCCTTGTTATGCCGGGAGTAGTAGCAATTGAGGCTTCTAATTTTACAACTCATGAGAATGCACAAAAAGAGATGGAAAAGCTAAGCGAAGCTGTTCAAATGAAGGGCGCAATGCCATCGTGCCCGATGATTATCGTTTGTGACGATAGTGAGTTTATTAGCAAAACGGTTAGTAACTTCCTTTGGATAGCTTTTACAAGAAGTAACCCCTCACATGATATACACGGAGTAAACGGTTCATATGAGCACAAGCATTGGGGCTGTGATAATTTAATTCTTGATGTACGAATCAAACCTCACCATGCACCACCATTAATTCAAGACCCGCAAGTTGAGAAGAACATTGAACGACTCTTTGCAAAAGGAGCAAGTTTGAGCGGGGTAAAAATATAA
- a CDS encoding GTP-binding protein: protein MSKVPVTVLSGYLGSGKTTLLNHILTNNDGLRVAVIVNDMSEINIDAMLVKNNGFSKTEEKLVELQNGCICCTLREDLMQEVSKMVDAGGIDYIVIESSGISEPVPVAQTFTYVDEETGIDLTKKCRLDTMVTVVDANNFWENYASGESLLDRKEGTDENDTREISDLLVDQIEFADVIILNKIEMIEEIDKIELLAFMKKLNADATVICTSHSKVDLAAVLNTRKFDFDKVSQSAGWIKELNEEHTPETEEYGISSFVYRVRRPFHPERLMSWMENWPAEVVRAKGFIWVASRNSMAGLISQTGSTVSIQGAGEWVAAYPEKEKEQALQEDPELLAKWDPEFGDRLNELVFIGIDMNQNKVKSSLNDCLLTEEEMTQDWTSFTDPLPEFVEVVK, encoded by the coding sequence ATGAGTAAAGTACCTGTTACAGTTTTAAGTGGTTATCTAGGTTCTGGGAAAACAACATTATTAAATCATATATTAACCAATAACGATGGCTTAAGAGTTGCCGTTATTGTCAATGATATGAGCGAAATTAATATTGATGCGATGCTTGTAAAAAACAATGGTTTTTCTAAAACTGAGGAAAAATTAGTTGAATTACAAAACGGCTGTATTTGCTGTACCCTTCGCGAAGATCTAATGCAAGAGGTCTCAAAAATGGTGGATGCTGGTGGTATTGATTATATTGTCATCGAGTCTTCTGGCATAAGTGAACCAGTTCCGGTTGCCCAAACATTTACGTATGTTGATGAAGAAACAGGAATTGATTTAACAAAAAAATGCAGATTAGATACCATGGTGACTGTGGTTGACGCCAATAATTTCTGGGAGAACTATGCTTCTGGAGAATCTCTACTTGATCGAAAAGAAGGTACGGATGAAAACGATACAAGAGAGATTTCAGATTTACTTGTTGATCAAATTGAGTTTGCAGATGTGATTATACTTAATAAAATTGAAATGATTGAAGAGATTGATAAGATCGAACTACTTGCATTTATGAAAAAGCTAAATGCAGATGCAACTGTTATCTGTACTTCCCATAGTAAAGTAGATTTAGCTGCTGTTTTAAATACTAGAAAGTTTGATTTTGATAAAGTGAGTCAATCCGCAGGATGGATTAAAGAGTTAAACGAGGAACATACACCTGAAACAGAGGAATACGGCATCTCTTCTTTTGTTTATCGAGTGAGAAGACCCTTTCACCCTGAGCGTCTGATGAGTTGGATGGAAAATTGGCCTGCTGAAGTTGTGCGTGCTAAAGGGTTTATTTGGGTAGCTTCAAGAAACTCAATGGCTGGGTTAATTTCACAAACTGGCTCAACTGTCTCTATCCAAGGTGCAGGAGAATGGGTAGCAGCTTATCCTGAGAAAGAAAAGGAACAAGCACTTCAAGAAGATCCTGAATTATTAGCCAAATGGGATCCAGAGTTTGGCGATCGATTAAATGAACTAGTGTTTATAGGCATCGATATGAACCAAAACAAAGTAAAATCTTCTTTAAATGATTGTTTATTAACAGAAGAAGAAATGACTCAAGATTGGACAAGCTTCACTGATCCACTTCCAGAGTTCGTTGAAGTCGTTAAGTAA